From a single Candidatus Melainabacteria bacterium genomic region:
- a CDS encoding tetratricopeptide repeat protein: MTNDNWQKYKSSGEQALMRGALGEAESMWLAALEEAEDFPENDSRRAVTYEGLSEAYFRQGKNKDAEATCRRLLSLYRRVHGPDHIDVGITSSNLAMLLHMSHNYADAEPLYKQSIAIKTKVLGANHPDVMRLLEGYADLLMKTHREDEARHLQVCAQGLSTGKWDRTKMDMPAAKAPNGQAGAPTAPQQAATQTGSQPALQQPSQSQTNLPTAGTASASAGGSNKAGIQTTPAVEKKAPIVAPSAPNANGQAGPNPINWFVYKEFAEEALRRGLMQVAETQWRAALQEAESQNLDKQKLAYALDSLADILCRIKKYEEAEQLMTRCIGLKTEVLGQLHPLVAMSVSTLARLYYQQKNYLMAETLMGDCIQIYEKGLGDHTETASALYNFAMIYHQQMKLQEAESVYRRCWEMRKRMLGPDHPDTKKVFDNYAKILAAKKPVAPVKPTQEPVKQPEKATAAPTAPSKLSYSEQAITGSWKILELPDVMRLNPDE, translated from the coding sequence ATGACAAACGACAATTGGCAAAAGTACAAAAGTTCCGGTGAGCAAGCTCTGATGCGGGGGGCTCTCGGCGAGGCTGAATCGATGTGGCTGGCTGCCCTCGAAGAAGCGGAAGATTTCCCGGAAAACGACAGCCGGCGTGCTGTGACTTACGAAGGTTTATCGGAAGCGTATTTTCGTCAAGGCAAGAACAAAGATGCCGAGGCTACTTGCCGCAGGTTGCTAAGTTTGTATCGCCGCGTCCACGGACCAGACCACATTGACGTCGGCATAACGTCGAGCAATCTCGCCATGCTGTTGCATATGAGCCACAACTACGCGGACGCTGAGCCGCTCTACAAGCAATCTATCGCTATCAAGACCAAGGTTTTAGGGGCTAACCATCCAGATGTCATGCGTTTGCTGGAAGGTTACGCCGATTTGCTCATGAAGACCCACAGAGAGGACGAAGCCCGTCACTTGCAGGTGTGCGCACAAGGGCTTTCCACTGGCAAGTGGGACCGGACGAAAATGGATATGCCGGCAGCCAAAGCTCCGAATGGACAAGCAGGTGCACCGACCGCACCGCAGCAGGCTGCCACACAGACCGGTTCGCAACCCGCTTTGCAGCAACCCAGTCAATCTCAGACTAATTTACCGACCGCGGGGACGGCTTCAGCCTCGGCTGGCGGCTCAAACAAGGCTGGCATTCAGACTACTCCGGCGGTCGAAAAAAAGGCGCCAATCGTCGCTCCATCTGCCCCTAATGCCAATGGTCAGGCGGGTCCAAATCCCATAAACTGGTTCGTATATAAGGAATTCGCCGAAGAAGCCCTGCGCCGCGGGTTGATGCAGGTTGCGGAAACACAGTGGCGCGCCGCTTTGCAGGAAGCTGAGAGCCAGAATCTCGACAAGCAGAAACTAGCGTATGCCCTTGACTCGCTTGCAGACATTTTGTGCCGTATAAAGAAGTACGAAGAGGCCGAACAACTGATGACACGTTGTATTGGCTTGAAAACCGAAGTCCTTGGGCAGCTTCATCCGCTCGTGGCGATGAGTGTTTCGACATTGGCACGTCTCTATTATCAACAGAAAAATTATTTGATGGCAGAGACATTGATGGGCGATTGCATTCAGATTTACGAAAAGGGTCTGGGTGATCACACCGAGACTGCCAGCGCTCTGTACAATTTCGCCATGATTTATCACCAGCAGATGAAGCTGCAGGAAGCAGAGTCTGTTTATCGCAGATGCTGGGAAATGCGTAAGCGCATGCTCGGTCCCGATCATCCCGACACGAAGAAGGTTTTTGATAATTACGCAAAAATCCTGGCGGCGAAGAAGCCCGTTGCACCGGTCAAGCCAACGCAAGAACCTGTTAAGCAACCTGAAAAAGCGACGGCCGCGCCGACAGCACCGTCTAAATTGAGCTATAGTGAGCAGGCTATTACCGGGTCATGGAAGATTCTGGAACTGCCGGACGTCATGCGACTCAATCCGGACGAGTAA
- the glgX gene encoding glycogen debranching enzyme GlgX, which translates to MTIKIHPGRSYPLGASHSEQGTNFCIFSKHCTGVDLLLFDEPTSPEPSTVITLDPQINKTGFYWHIFLEGVQVGQVYAYRVDGDFAPEKGERFDRNKVLLDPHALTVVNFENYDRASATAPGDNCHKALRAVVTDTSTYDWEGDTPLRLPNAESVIYEMHLAGFTKHPNSGVSADKRGTYAGLIEKIPYLKELGVTAVELMPIQQFDEFDARPGLKNYWGYSPLAFFAPHRSYSSNQEVFGPIDEFRDMVKALHKAGIEVILDVVYNHTCEGNESGPTQSFRGFDNSTYYLLEDDQTYYKNYSGCGNTLRANHPVVGRFILDSLRYWVSEMHVDGFRFDLASVLTRDLIGQPNDMPAVLWTVESDPVMAGIKLIAEAWDIGLYQVGLFINRSNFFGEWNGPFRDDVRRFVKGDKKTVKNLAARILGSSDIYIKPDREPNRTVHFITCHDGFTMNDLVSYDKKHNAANGEFNADGSNDNHSWNCGVEGPTADDQIDKLRERQIKNFLTILFTSQGTPMLLMGDEVRRTQQGNNNAYCQDNELSWFDWSLVEKQKDMLHFTRKLIAYTQALEIFKERRLLVTSPESNEPHIVWHGVELEEPDLGDNSHSLAFTLYHPDHQEELHIMLNAFWKPLFFELPKPLSGYTWHRIIDTYLPTGSDIRLPDEAPQIVHNHYRVQARSAVVLMALPIR; encoded by the coding sequence ATAACTATAAAGATCCACCCAGGGAGGAGTTATCCTCTTGGCGCCTCGCACAGCGAGCAGGGCACCAACTTCTGTATATTCTCCAAGCACTGCACGGGCGTGGATCTTTTGCTTTTCGATGAGCCTACTTCACCCGAGCCATCTACTGTTATAACCCTTGATCCTCAAATCAATAAGACAGGATTTTACTGGCATATCTTTTTAGAAGGAGTGCAAGTCGGTCAGGTTTATGCCTATCGAGTCGATGGAGATTTCGCTCCTGAAAAAGGCGAGCGCTTCGACCGCAACAAAGTGCTGCTCGACCCTCATGCGCTTACAGTCGTGAACTTCGAAAATTATGACCGCGCCTCTGCGACTGCACCAGGTGATAATTGCCACAAAGCACTGCGGGCGGTGGTAACTGATACGTCCACTTATGATTGGGAAGGTGATACACCGTTGCGCCTGCCAAACGCTGAAAGCGTCATTTACGAGATGCACCTGGCTGGTTTCACGAAGCATCCGAATTCCGGAGTTTCGGCGGATAAGCGTGGTACCTACGCCGGGTTAATAGAGAAGATTCCTTATTTGAAAGAACTGGGCGTGACGGCAGTTGAGTTGATGCCGATTCAGCAGTTTGACGAATTTGATGCCCGACCAGGCTTGAAGAATTATTGGGGTTACAGTCCGCTTGCGTTTTTTGCGCCGCACCGTTCTTACAGCTCGAACCAGGAAGTTTTTGGACCAATCGACGAATTTCGCGACATGGTCAAGGCATTGCACAAAGCCGGTATCGAAGTAATTCTCGATGTAGTGTACAACCATACTTGTGAAGGAAATGAATCCGGTCCGACTCAATCTTTTAGAGGTTTTGATAATTCGACTTACTATCTTCTCGAAGACGATCAGACTTACTACAAGAACTACAGCGGTTGCGGAAATACCCTCCGAGCTAATCATCCTGTCGTCGGTCGTTTCATTTTAGACAGTCTGCGCTACTGGGTCTCCGAGATGCATGTGGATGGATTCAGATTCGACCTTGCCTCGGTCCTGACGAGAGATCTGATCGGGCAACCGAATGATATGCCGGCAGTATTGTGGACTGTTGAATCAGACCCTGTTATGGCAGGAATAAAGCTGATTGCAGAGGCATGGGACATAGGCTTGTATCAAGTTGGACTGTTCATCAATCGCAGCAACTTTTTTGGCGAATGGAACGGACCATTCCGAGACGATGTTCGCAGGTTCGTCAAAGGTGACAAGAAAACAGTAAAGAATCTTGCCGCGCGCATACTGGGCAGTTCGGATATCTATATCAAGCCGGATCGTGAGCCCAACCGCACCGTTCACTTCATCACTTGCCACGACGGCTTCACGATGAACGATCTTGTTTCATACGACAAAAAACATAATGCTGCAAACGGCGAGTTCAACGCAGATGGAAGCAATGACAATCACAGTTGGAATTGTGGCGTCGAAGGTCCTACAGCAGATGATCAAATAGACAAATTGCGCGAGCGGCAGATCAAGAATTTCCTCACCATTCTCTTCACTTCACAGGGCACTCCGATGCTTCTAATGGGTGATGAAGTAAGACGCACACAGCAGGGCAATAACAACGCTTACTGTCAGGATAACGAACTGAGTTGGTTCGACTGGTCTCTGGTGGAAAAGCAGAAAGACATGCTGCATTTCACGAGAAAGTTGATCGCTTATACTCAGGCGCTCGAAATTTTTAAGGAGCGGAGGTTGCTCGTTACTTCTCCTGAGTCTAACGAACCGCACATCGTATGGCACGGCGTTGAGCTGGAAGAGCCTGATCTCGGTGACAATTCTCATAGTCTCGCGTTCACGCTTTATCATCCAGATCATCAGGAAGAGCTGCACATTATGCTCAATGCTTTCTGGAAGCCACTGTTTTTCGAACTGCCTAAACCGCTGAGCGGCTATACCTGGCATCGAATTATAGATACTTACCTTCCTACCGGATCTGATATCCGTCTGCCTGACGAGGCACCACAGATAGTGCACAATCATTATCGCGTGCAAGCCAGATCTGCTGTTGTACTTATGGCTCTGCCCATCAGGTAG
- a CDS encoding oxidoreductase — protein MTAQRKDVRVALIGFGLAGSVFHAPLIDSVDGLRLTAIVTANSQRQAQAGFTYPSAQIFSSVDEIWKSANDYDLVVVASPNRFHYDHAYAALNANMHVVVDKPVAATVQDCRDLINLSQKKGKILSVFHNRRWDNDFLTVQKLIEEGTLGTLTRFESRYERYRPEPKANAWRESADAKDAGGLLFDLGSHLIDQACTLFGDPKTVYAELDARRTGAEVDDDAFVALQFTDGVKAHLWASSVARLKGPRFRVLGLKGAYEKYGIDPQEEKLKAGILPSSADFGREPESAWGRLSAQVGGLAFEGRIETLPGAYKTFYSSLRDAILHDGEIPVQPRDALRTMQIIEAALKSSASGQVIQLEGSKV, from the coding sequence ATGACCGCACAGCGAAAAGACGTCAGAGTCGCCTTGATTGGTTTCGGTCTAGCCGGTTCCGTTTTCCATGCACCACTTATAGATTCCGTAGACGGTTTGCGTTTAACGGCTATAGTCACGGCAAACTCACAACGTCAGGCGCAGGCTGGATTCACCTATCCCTCTGCGCAGATTTTTTCGTCGGTCGACGAAATTTGGAAATCGGCAAATGATTATGATCTTGTTGTAGTCGCTTCACCGAATCGTTTTCACTACGATCATGCATATGCCGCGTTGAATGCCAATATGCATGTGGTCGTGGATAAACCAGTTGCTGCCACTGTTCAGGATTGTCGAGACCTGATCAATCTCAGTCAGAAGAAAGGAAAGATTCTTTCTGTATTCCACAATCGACGTTGGGACAACGATTTCTTGACCGTGCAAAAGTTGATTGAGGAAGGCACGCTCGGTACGCTTACTCGTTTTGAATCTCGATATGAGCGTTACAGACCTGAGCCAAAAGCGAACGCCTGGCGAGAGTCTGCTGATGCGAAGGATGCAGGCGGTTTATTGTTTGATTTGGGCAGCCACTTGATTGATCAGGCTTGTACTCTCTTTGGTGATCCTAAAACTGTTTATGCCGAACTAGATGCTCGCAGAACAGGCGCCGAGGTAGACGATGATGCATTCGTGGCGCTGCAGTTTACTGATGGCGTGAAAGCGCATTTGTGGGCAAGTTCGGTTGCTCGACTAAAAGGACCGCGCTTTCGCGTACTGGGTCTGAAGGGCGCATACGAAAAATACGGAATTGACCCGCAGGAAGAAAAGTTGAAAGCTGGAATTTTGCCGAGTTCCGCAGACTTTGGACGCGAGCCGGAAAGCGCCTGGGGGCGACTGAGCGCTCAGGTGGGCGGGCTGGCGTTCGAAGGACGGATTGAAACGTTACCGGGAGCATATAAAACCTTCTACAGCTCATTGCGTGATGCGATTTTGCACGATGGAGAAATTCCAGTTCAACCCCGAGATGCGCTGAGAACAATGCAAATAATCGAAGCCGCATTGAAAAGTTCAGCATCCGGCCAGGTGATCCAGCTTGAAGGTTCAAAAGTTTAG
- a CDS encoding sel1 repeat family protein, producing MVASRSMEVSMHLPKQVVAAITIKKRHVACALALVAAIMLVAKNQLPLLPLPIPRQNIGFGHTQPPIDTRSDKAFREAIKQIHRHGEGYENAQVDAPALGLEEVLKMAVDSSRSGNPDAEYLIGWMLETHECLDLEYIELVNQVNRMFECNWLSDRRLKLATQWYQLACEHGSIPAAAELGYMYQEGLGVPVNYALAAKWYQKAVTAGDGQAQIDLGRMYQNGLGMKTDPAKAMTLYEEAANGECSTQARVMVEILWAIYGTKPSKKLSKGELNAFDFVTKYGDFWETGVLAQLYDTPEKFRESNNDSAIQKRLQDPQKALFLYKLSRSQKSFPANSRSEAQFFSEINQGIEKLERSQNSG from the coding sequence ATGGTCGCATCGCGTTCCATGGAGGTGTCTATGCATTTGCCTAAACAGGTAGTTGCAGCAATTACCATCAAAAAACGACATGTTGCCTGTGCGCTCGCTCTTGTCGCGGCAATAATGCTGGTCGCCAAGAATCAGTTACCTTTGCTTCCTTTACCAATTCCCAGGCAAAACATTGGTTTCGGTCACACCCAGCCGCCAATCGATACCAGGTCAGACAAGGCATTCAGGGAAGCAATAAAACAAATCCACAGACATGGTGAAGGTTATGAAAATGCCCAAGTTGATGCTCCAGCGCTGGGACTCGAAGAGGTGCTTAAAATGGCAGTGGACTCCAGCCGCAGCGGTAATCCTGATGCTGAGTATTTAATTGGTTGGATGCTTGAAACCCACGAGTGCCTTGATCTTGAATATATTGAACTGGTCAACCAAGTCAACAGAATGTTTGAATGTAACTGGCTAAGCGACCGGAGACTTAAACTCGCAACGCAATGGTATCAACTTGCATGTGAGCATGGGTCTATACCGGCAGCAGCGGAACTAGGATATATGTATCAAGAGGGTCTGGGAGTTCCCGTAAATTACGCTCTCGCAGCGAAGTGGTATCAAAAAGCTGTAACTGCTGGCGATGGGCAAGCTCAGATCGATCTTGGCAGAATGTATCAGAATGGTCTGGGAATGAAGACAGACCCAGCGAAAGCCATGACTCTATACGAAGAAGCTGCAAATGGCGAATGCTCAACTCAAGCCAGAGTCATGGTGGAAATCTTGTGGGCAATTTATGGCACAAAGCCATCAAAGAAATTGTCAAAAGGTGAGTTGAATGCCTTTGACTTTGTCACTAAATATGGTGATTTCTGGGAAACAGGCGTTCTTGCACAACTTTACGATACGCCTGAAAAATTTAGAGAATCAAATAACGACAGCGCTATTCAAAAACGTCTGCAAGACCCACAAAAGGCACTTTTTCTCTACAAGCTCTCAAGATCGCAAAAATCATTCCCAGCCAACAGCAGATCCGAAGCGCAGTTCTTCTCGGAGATAAATCAGGGAATCGAGAAATTAGAAAGGTCCCAAAATAGTGGCTAG
- a CDS encoding endonuclease/exonuclease/phosphatase family protein, whose product MLVNVSDVAWMYVQPDRTLHSSASLISVLQFNAAGDRNARFEDLVSLVRNKQPDLVALSEVNERWIAVLDEKLRDYSYRYSVDLGRSDGLAVYSKYRLSDIVTRYSKIAKRPRIVGDFETGRSKIRFCFAHPILPVLPEYRNEELQELATEAQVSTNPVILIGDLNCTPWSFYFRKLLRDGRLFDTERGYGPQCTFDSRMFIQLLPIDHCLTSSNFFTVKRTVGPDLGSDHLPVFVTLRY is encoded by the coding sequence TTGTTGGTGAATGTGAGTGATGTTGCTTGGATGTATGTGCAACCGGATCGAACTCTGCATTCATCTGCTTCATTGATATCTGTATTGCAGTTTAATGCAGCCGGAGATAGGAATGCTCGGTTCGAGGATCTTGTTTCATTAGTCAGAAACAAGCAACCTGATCTCGTTGCACTGAGCGAGGTCAATGAGCGTTGGATAGCTGTTCTTGATGAAAAACTTCGGGATTATAGCTACCGTTATTCAGTTGATCTCGGACGCTCTGATGGTCTGGCTGTGTACAGTAAATACAGGTTGTCGGATATTGTAACTAGATACAGTAAAATCGCTAAGCGTCCACGCATTGTGGGAGACTTCGAGACAGGTCGAAGCAAAATTCGATTTTGTTTTGCGCATCCAATTTTGCCTGTGCTGCCGGAGTATCGAAACGAGGAATTGCAGGAATTAGCGACTGAAGCGCAGGTTTCGACAAATCCCGTTATTTTGATCGGTGATTTGAACTGTACTCCATGGTCGTTTTATTTTAGAAAGTTGCTTCGCGATGGGCGTTTGTTTGACACAGAACGCGGATATGGGCCGCAGTGTACTTTTGATTCAAGGATGTTCATCCAGTTGTTGCCAATTGATCATTGTCTGACCAGCTCTAACTTCTTTACTGTCAAGCGGACTGTAGGTCCTGATCTCGGATCCGATCACTTGCCCGTTTTTGTCACGTTGAGATATTAA